A window of the Solidesulfovibrio fructosivorans JJ] genome harbors these coding sequences:
- a CDS encoding vWA domain-containing protein, giving the protein MTFARPEFLALLVAVPVCASFLWLAGARRRGLAAFFPSVSGHGRLRRVKAILFLAGLALLALGAAGPRAGHVAAVVAPPPALRLLVAVDCSRSMLARDMAPDRLSAAKGLVRAVLAGLPHVAAGVVGFSGRAWLACPVTADRPALALFLDALSPAEAPLGGTSVTAALEACRLALTGARSGAILVLSDGEDTVPVRDATGSRPDDPPVFTVAVGGATPVAVPLPPEAGGGVLRDGEGRPVLVGVDAAGLAGLAQDTGGRFFRLAPDAPSPASGIVAALAAQAAAKGHAAATVDAPADRSALCYAAGLALLVLDLLLVPLGKGGGAAVLAVAVLGATALPARAGDPAAKDVSRGIAAFAADDAATALEAFLAARVWRPDSPEILYDIGTAYYRLGRFDEAGRMFARAASAGSPALQARALYNQGNAACRQGDAEGAGRLYAASLAVDPSDAEAKANLEWLRSGADPCRKGGQDAGEPGSKPGRTQDAAAGGEGKADAPGKAPAPVGQDDGSGKREGPDGPAASADAPPSAEKEGPANAPVSGASGQKAGEKRARSAGKLGDPVLDRVPDLTGLPTPPLYGRPSVAKDW; this is encoded by the coding sequence GCATGGCCGGCTTCGCCGGGTCAAGGCCATCCTCTTTCTGGCCGGGCTGGCCCTGCTGGCCCTTGGCGCGGCCGGGCCAAGGGCGGGGCATGTCGCCGCCGTTGTCGCGCCGCCCCCGGCGCTGCGGCTTTTGGTCGCGGTGGACTGTTCGCGCAGCATGCTGGCCCGCGACATGGCCCCGGATCGTTTGTCCGCGGCCAAGGGGCTCGTGCGCGCGGTATTGGCCGGGCTGCCCCATGTGGCCGCCGGGGTGGTCGGGTTTTCCGGCCGGGCCTGGCTGGCCTGTCCGGTCACGGCCGACCGGCCGGCCCTGGCCCTTTTTCTCGATGCCTTGTCCCCGGCCGAGGCCCCGCTCGGCGGCACTTCCGTGACCGCCGCCCTGGAGGCCTGCCGGCTGGCTTTGACCGGGGCGCGCTCCGGTGCGATCCTGGTCCTCTCCGACGGCGAGGACACCGTGCCGGTGCGCGATGCGACCGGCTCGCGGCCGGACGATCCGCCCGTTTTCACCGTGGCCGTGGGCGGGGCCACACCGGTTGCCGTGCCGCTGCCTCCCGAAGCGGGCGGCGGCGTGTTGCGTGACGGGGAGGGCCGGCCGGTGCTGGTCGGGGTGGACGCGGCCGGCTTGGCCGGGCTGGCTCAGGATACGGGTGGGCGGTTTTTCCGGCTGGCCCCGGATGCGCCTTCGCCCGCCAGCGGGATCGTCGCCGCCTTGGCCGCCCAGGCCGCTGCCAAGGGGCATGCGGCCGCGACCGTGGACGCCCCGGCGGATCGGTCCGCGCTGTGCTACGCGGCCGGGCTGGCGCTGCTTGTCCTCGACCTGCTTTTGGTCCCCCTCGGCAAAGGCGGCGGCGCCGCCGTTCTGGCCGTGGCTGTTCTGGGCGCGACGGCTCTCCCGGCCCGGGCCGGCGATCCGGCCGCCAAGGATGTTTCGCGCGGCATCGCGGCCTTTGCGGCCGACGACGCGGCCACGGCCTTGGAAGCATTCCTGGCCGCCCGGGTCTGGCGGCCGGACAGCCCGGAGATCCTCTACGACATCGGCACGGCCTATTACCGCCTGGGCCGCTTTGACGAGGCCGGCCGGATGTTCGCCCGGGCGGCGTCTGCGGGCTCCCCGGCGCTTCAGGCCAGGGCGCTTTACAACCAGGGCAACGCCGCCTGCCGTCAGGGCGATGCCGAGGGCGCGGGCAGGCTTTACGCCGCGTCCCTGGCCGTGGACCCGTCCGACGCCGAAGCCAAAGCCAACCTGGAGTGGCTGCGCAGCGGAGCCGATCCCTGCCGCAAGGGCGGTCAGGACGCGGGAGAACCCGGCTCCAAGCCCGGCCGGACGCAGGATGCGGCCGCTGGCGGCGAAGGAAAGGCCGATGCCCCGGGAAAGGCCCCGGCTCCTGTGGGGCAAGACGACGGCAGCGGCAAGCGGGAAGGCCCGGATGGGCCGGCCGCGTCTGCCGATGCGCCGCCGTCAGCCGAAAAGGAAGGGCCGGCGAATGCGCCGGTTTCCGGCGCGTCCGGCCAAAAGGCCGGTGAAAAGCGGGCCCGCTCGGCCGGCAAACTCGGGGACCCGGTCCTTGACCGCGTGCCCGACCTGACCGGGCTGCCAACGCCGCCGCTCTACGGCCGCCCGAGCGTGGCCAAGGACTGGTGA
- a CDS encoding BatD family protein, with product MRLFSFIIAALLLAGSVAFAGPPGPVATPTAELDPRDISLGQSLMLRVYIPGEATAVITVPRLADWTVVPRGRVHGLLGPGAGEPVTAYRFELIPVRTGRLAVPALTVETGGRTFRTAPLEGLVRPRPTPPKALAGRDVFLDASLSKAEPYAGEFFVYTLRLYRAVAASGIHLTPPRFPDMEVLPLPGQRDGEIEFAGRRYAVTEADYLLTAATPGQATIPPATVVCRGVPGKGGAAVDVTVKGPAVPVTVRSLPAYAGDAPFAGLLGRMTLSSRLDAGAPGRDAVYTLTLAGRGNLADAPPPPVVAPAGATVRFLDAEGGGDAGRSGYVGQRTFRYAVSAAKPGEYVFGPARLAVFDPVDGRYAVIEAPARTYRLPAAASVPADPSLAPPLRHVADGAQGRGALSWPWRLVLALLPPLVYALTFLPRRPRSRRAVFAGSPSSLAEALRDRLDRAAGQGGECPPAAVAALRRLDAVLYDGRPVSDREFAEAVDAAVRVLAEFEA from the coding sequence ATGCGTCTTTTCTCGTTTATTATCGCCGCGTTGCTTTTGGCCGGGAGCGTGGCCTTTGCCGGGCCGCCCGGTCCTGTGGCCACGCCCACGGCCGAACTCGATCCCCGGGACATCTCCCTGGGCCAGAGCCTGATGCTTCGCGTGTACATCCCGGGCGAGGCCACGGCGGTCATCACCGTGCCGCGGCTTGCCGACTGGACGGTGGTGCCGCGCGGCCGGGTGCACGGCCTGCTGGGTCCGGGAGCCGGCGAACCGGTCACGGCCTACCGTTTCGAGCTGATTCCGGTGCGGACCGGAAGACTGGCCGTGCCGGCGCTGACCGTGGAAACCGGCGGCCGGACCTTCCGCACCGCTCCCCTGGAGGGGCTCGTGCGGCCGCGCCCGACCCCGCCCAAGGCGCTGGCCGGGCGCGACGTCTTTCTCGACGCGTCGCTTTCCAAGGCCGAGCCGTATGCCGGCGAGTTCTTCGTCTACACCCTGCGCCTCTACCGGGCCGTGGCGGCCTCGGGCATACACCTTACCCCGCCGCGTTTCCCGGATATGGAGGTGCTCCCCTTGCCCGGGCAGCGCGACGGCGAGATCGAATTCGCCGGGCGGCGTTATGCTGTGACCGAGGCGGATTATCTGCTCACGGCCGCGACGCCCGGGCAGGCGACCATCCCGCCGGCCACGGTCGTCTGCCGGGGCGTGCCGGGCAAGGGCGGGGCGGCCGTGGACGTCACCGTCAAGGGACCGGCCGTGCCCGTGACCGTGCGCTCCTTGCCGGCCTACGCCGGGGACGCGCCCTTTGCCGGGCTCCTCGGGCGCATGACGCTTTCCTCCCGGCTCGATGCCGGCGCGCCCGGCCGCGACGCGGTCTATACGCTCACGCTTGCGGGCCGGGGCAATCTGGCCGATGCTCCGCCGCCCCCCGTCGTCGCTCCGGCCGGGGCCACGGTGCGTTTTTTGGATGCCGAAGGCGGCGGCGACGCCGGCCGGTCGGGTTACGTCGGCCAGCGGACCTTTCGCTACGCCGTCAGCGCCGCCAAGCCGGGCGAATATGTTTTCGGCCCGGCCCGGCTGGCCGTGTTCGACCCGGTTGACGGGCGTTACGCGGTGATCGAGGCCCCGGCGCGGACCTATCGCCTTCCGGCCGCCGCGTCGGTCCCGGCCGATCCCTCCCTGGCCCCGCCCTTGCGCCATGTCGCGGACGGCGCGCAAGGGCGGGGCGCGCTCTCTTGGCCCTGGCGACTGGTGTTGGCCCTACTGCCGCCCCTGGTCTATGCCTTGACGTTTCTGCCGCGCCGCCCGCGTTCGCGGCGGGCGGTTTTTGCCGGTTCCCCGTCCTCCCTGGCCGAGGCCCTGCGGGACCGGTTGGACCGGGCGGCGGGGCAGGGCGGGGAATGCCCGCCGGCGGCCGTGGCCGCCCTGCGCCGGCTGGACGCGGTGCTCTACGACGGCCGCCCCGTTTCGGACCGGGAATTCGCCGAAGCCGTGGACGCGGCGGTTAGGGTCCTGGCGGAGTTCGAAGCATGA
- a CDS encoding PilZ domain-containing protein codes for MNTRNDHAVRDWYFRSLGTATLLEFASRPVFDFTAKLVEAKYKTPLILKLFRNIFDKAVHGPAIGRFGVLVIGDIPKAFGLEEYRNATLMLEPGAFSRDIGVLELFRNLMGRFDGYCPEGCCEARFRMGVEPPQSFVNRIAAMYWLRKTLDAAKAIQQKKAAPSRGLLVEERTVLENAFKQKSLLYFRLADASEDTAINPCYIKAIRNESMILQSPRGNRLNEAGSGHEVHGYFAITDRKQKSTYCDFRTNVIEVRAVDADYALVELALPAVFALTRRTHKRLPLNPSHLASFELSAPNLSADWNAFSTLEHWPAPFCIIPDGASQCHIRDLSAGGLMLEMHEEAPAYTYFVEGNKDYPLLAFLHLTGQVNLPDLKLGLRLEIKSIRDFPPLHKKYVGFQFTEAGEVRRDKLVRFTTVGKDGIFLINDWIFRNTIGR; via the coding sequence GTGAATACGCGTAACGATCATGCGGTTCGGGACTGGTATTTTCGCTCTCTGGGCACGGCCACCTTGCTGGAATTCGCCAGCCGTCCGGTTTTCGACTTCACCGCCAAGCTGGTGGAGGCGAAATACAAGACGCCGCTCATTTTGAAGTTGTTCAGGAATATTTTCGACAAGGCCGTCCACGGACCGGCGATCGGGCGGTTCGGCGTTTTGGTGATCGGCGATATCCCCAAAGCCTTCGGCCTGGAGGAGTATCGCAACGCGACCCTTATGCTCGAACCCGGGGCGTTTTCCCGCGATATCGGCGTACTGGAGCTTTTTCGAAACCTCATGGGGCGCTTCGACGGTTATTGCCCCGAGGGCTGTTGCGAGGCCCGGTTCCGCATGGGCGTGGAACCGCCGCAAAGCTTCGTCAACCGGATCGCGGCCATGTACTGGCTGCGCAAGACCCTGGACGCGGCCAAGGCCATCCAGCAAAAAAAGGCCGCCCCCTCACGCGGGCTCCTGGTCGAGGAACGCACGGTCCTGGAAAACGCCTTCAAGCAGAAAAGCCTTCTTTACTTCCGCCTGGCGGACGCTTCCGAGGATACGGCCATAAATCCCTGCTATATCAAAGCGATCAGGAACGAGTCCATGATTCTCCAGTCGCCAAGGGGCAACAGGCTCAACGAGGCCGGAAGCGGTCATGAGGTCCACGGCTATTTCGCCATCACCGACCGCAAGCAGAAAAGCACGTACTGCGATTTTCGGACAAACGTCATCGAGGTGCGGGCCGTGGACGCCGATTACGCCCTGGTGGAGCTGGCCTTGCCGGCCGTCTTCGCGTTGACCCGGCGCACCCACAAGCGGCTGCCGCTCAACCCCAGCCATCTGGCCTCCTTCGAACTCTCCGCCCCCAACCTCAGCGCGGACTGGAACGCCTTTTCCACCCTGGAGCATTGGCCGGCCCCGTTTTGCATCATTCCCGACGGCGCGTCCCAGTGCCACATCCGGGATCTTTCCGCCGGCGGGCTGATGCTCGAAATGCACGAGGAAGCCCCGGCCTACACCTATTTCGTCGAGGGCAACAAGGATTACCCCCTTCTCGCTTTTCTGCACCTGACTGGGCAGGTCAACCTGCCGGATCTCAAGCTCGGGCTGCGCCTGGAGATCAAGAGCATTCGCGATTTTCCGCCGCTGCACAAAAAATACGTCGGCTTCCAGTTCACCGAAGCCGGCGAGGTGCGCCGGGACAAGCTCGTGCGGTTTACAACCGTGGGCAAGGACGGCATCTTCCTCATCAACGACTGGATTTTCCGCAACACTATCGGACGTTGA
- a CDS encoding AAA family ATPase yields the protein MTMIDPARLAGVGEAALALRAQMAKVLVGRAGFVDRLVIALLCRGHVLIEGVPGLAKTLAVKTLARTVHGEFRRVQFTPDLLPADICGMEVYQPATGTFSVRKGPVFANILLADEINRAPSKVQAALLEAMAERRVTIGGETFSLPEPFFVLATQNPIEQEGTYPLPEAQVDRFLFQLVLGYPSAEEEKEIVRRGGSGEPATVEPVISGERVLELGALVAGVRLDARLLDYIVALVGATRDPGGAGISGLAGLDGKIAYGASPRASIALARTARGMALLDGRDYATPGDIKALAPDVLRHRILLTYEAQAEGLTPDAVVRTLLENVPVP from the coding sequence ATGACCATGATCGATCCGGCGCGTCTGGCCGGCGTCGGCGAGGCCGCCTTGGCGTTGCGCGCCCAGATGGCCAAGGTGCTCGTCGGCCGGGCCGGGTTCGTGGACAGGCTTGTCATCGCGCTTTTATGCCGGGGACATGTGTTGATCGAAGGCGTGCCGGGGCTGGCCAAGACGTTGGCGGTCAAGACCCTGGCCCGGACCGTGCACGGCGAGTTCCGCCGGGTGCAGTTCACGCCGGACCTGCTTCCGGCCGACATCTGCGGCATGGAGGTGTACCAGCCGGCCACGGGAACGTTTTCCGTACGCAAGGGGCCGGTTTTCGCCAACATTTTGCTTGCCGACGAAATCAACCGCGCGCCGTCCAAGGTCCAGGCGGCCTTGCTCGAGGCCATGGCCGAGCGGCGCGTGACCATCGGCGGGGAGACGTTTTCCCTGCCCGAGCCGTTTTTCGTCCTGGCCACCCAGAATCCCATCGAGCAGGAGGGCACGTATCCCTTGCCCGAGGCCCAGGTGGACCGGTTTCTTTTCCAGCTCGTGCTGGGCTACCCCTCGGCCGAGGAGGAAAAGGAGATCGTGCGCCGGGGGGGAAGCGGCGAGCCGGCGACGGTCGAGCCGGTCATCTCCGGGGAGCGGGTGCTGGAACTCGGGGCGCTCGTGGCCGGGGTACGGCTCGATGCGCGGCTTCTGGATTACATCGTGGCCCTGGTCGGGGCCACGCGCGACCCCGGTGGGGCGGGAATCTCGGGCCTGGCCGGCCTGGACGGCAAGATCGCCTACGGCGCGTCGCCGCGCGCCTCCATCGCCCTGGCCCGCACGGCCCGGGGCATGGCCCTTCTTGACGGACGGGACTACGCCACGCCCGGAGACATCAAGGCGCTGGCCCCGGACGTCCTGCGCCACCGTATCCTGCTCACCTACGAAGCCCAGGCCGAGGGGCTCACCCCCGACGCCGTCGTGCGCACGCTCCTGGAGAACGTTCCGGTGCCGTAA